In bacterium, the following are encoded in one genomic region:
- the prmC gene encoding peptide chain release factor N(5)-glutamine methyltransferase yields the protein MAEPWTSLKLIQWTAGHFEKKGIPNPRLDAELLLAYVLKCQRVDLYTGFEKTVSEKHLAEFKALIERRATREPLQYITGETEFWGLKIKVTPEVLIPRPETELLVEEALKNAPPAGDVLDIGTGSGCIAIALAKNLPGAKIVATDISKEALSVAKENAQAHGVADRIEFVTSDIAPWLFFETRERKFDLIVSNPPYIDSSELDFLQPEVSRHEPRSALDGGQGGLETIKKILQEAPDFLKIKGRLLMEVGEGQAERLKKDFPCEIRRDYSGVERLIILINY from the coding sequence ATGGCTGAACCTTGGACATCCCTCAAATTGATCCAGTGGACGGCCGGTCATTTTGAAAAGAAGGGAATCCCCAATCCGCGTCTCGACGCGGAACTCCTGCTGGCTTACGTTCTGAAATGCCAGCGTGTCGACCTCTACACGGGATTTGAGAAGACCGTTTCCGAAAAGCACCTCGCCGAATTCAAGGCATTGATCGAACGGCGAGCGACGCGCGAACCGTTGCAATACATCACCGGCGAGACGGAATTTTGGGGACTGAAAATCAAGGTGACGCCGGAGGTGCTGATCCCGCGGCCCGAGACGGAATTACTGGTGGAGGAGGCGTTGAAAAACGCCCCCCCGGCCGGTGACGTCCTCGACATCGGCACCGGCTCCGGCTGCATCGCCATCGCCCTCGCCAAGAATCTTCCGGGCGCGAAAATCGTGGCGACGGATATCTCGAAAGAAGCCTTATCCGTCGCCAAGGAAAACGCCCAGGCCCACGGCGTCGCCGATCGAATCGAATTCGTCACCTCCGACATCGCGCCTTGGCTGTTTTTCGAGACTCGGGAACGGAAGTTCGACCTGATCGTTTCCAATCCGCCCTACATCGACTCTTCGGAACTCGACTTCCTCCAGCCCGAAGTCAGCCGGCACGAACCCCGGAGCGCGTTGGACGGAGGCCAGGGAGGATTGGAGACCATCAAGAAGATCCTTCAGGAGGCGCCGGACTTTCTCAAGATTAAGGGCCGGTTGCTGATGGAAGTCGGCGAGGGTCAGGCGGAACGGCTGAAAAAGGACTTCCCCTGTGAGATCCGGAGGGATTACAGCGGCGTCGAGCGTCTTATCATTTTGATAAATTATTAA